In Vicingus serpentipes, the DNA window ACAATACTAGTGGTGTTATTGTTATTACCATAAGAGATAAATCAAAAGACAAATTAATTGAAAACAATCCTTTAAAATCTATCATTGAATCAGCAAATAGCCCTATAGGAAGTTTGTATGGGAATCTATTCCAAATCCAAGATTATAATTTGGATGATATGCTCCAATACTTGAGTGCTGATTTATCTCACCCTATTGATGTGATTGATTTTGAATTAGAAAGTAACAACAACCAGATATCATTGAGTTGGCATTTAACAAAAAAAGAAAAGACCAATGTCTTAAATTCAATTCACTCAAAAAACAACCAAAAATCGATTGTTAGACTAGCAAAATTATTAGAAGAATAAAAATTAAAACTTCTTAATAATTAACCAAGTCAATTAACGCCTCTTCAAACCTTTGCTTTGGTAAAAAGTTTTCTTCTAATTGATTAATAAAAGGGTTTGGTGTATCCAAACTTGCTACTCTTTTTACTGGAGCATCTAAATACTCAAAGCAATTATCGGTAATTAACGCACTTATTTCCCCTCCTATTCCATTAAACATTGTTGCTTCATGTAATATAATTGCTCTATTCGTTTTCTTTACTGAGTTATATATTGTTTCTGTATCTAAAGGCACCAAGGTTCTTAAATCAATTAAATCAGCATTAATTTCTGGATGGTTTTTCAAAATTTCCAAAGCCCAATGCACCCCCATTCCATAAGTTACGATAGTAACATCTTCTCCCTCTTTCAATACTTTTGCTTTTCCGATTTCTAATGTATAATAATCATCTGGAACTTCCTCTGTAATACTTCTATATAAAGCTTTGTGCTCAAAATACATCACTGGATTTGGGTCTTCAAAAGAAGCTATTAATAATCCTTTTGCATCATAAGGAAAAGCTGGGTAAACTACTTTTAAACCTGGAGTTTGTGTAAACCAAGCTTCATTACATTGCGAGTGAAACGGACCTGCAGCAACGCCACCACCTGTTGGCATACGAACTACAACATCTGCATTTTGTCCCCAACGGTAATGAATTTTAGCCAAATTATTACATACTTGTGTAATTCCTTCACTCACAAAGTCAGCAAATTGCATTTCAACCATTGCTTTATCGCCATTAATTGCCAATCCTAAACCTGCTCCCAAAATAGCTGATTCACATAACGGTGTATTTCTTACTCTATCTTTTCCAAACTTCTCTACAAAACCATCAGTAATTTTAAAAACTCCTCCATAGTCAGCAATGTCTTGCCCCATCAAAACAAGATTATCATACTTTTCCATACTCTGACGCAATCCATCAGAAATAGCATCAATTAATCTTTTTTCTGTTTTATTAGTTGTTGCTGGTTTTGTTTCATTATAAGTATATGGAGCATAAACATCTGCTAGCTCAGTTTCTGTAGATGCGATAATAGGCTCTTCAGCATAAGCTCTTTCAAGCTCATCATTAATTTCTTGTTTAATTGACGCTTTAATTTCTTCAGCTTGTGCCTCAGTTAATACTTTTTCAGCAATCAAAAACTCTTCATAATTAGTTGTTGGATCTTTCTTTTGCCATTCATCCATTAATTCTTGAGGAACATATTTAGTTCCTGAAGCTTCTTCATGACCTCTCATTCTAAAAGTCATACATTCTACCAAAACAGGTCTTGGCTTTTTACGAATAGATTCCGCAATTTGACTTATTTTATAGTAAACATCAAGGATGTCGTTACCTTCAATCAATTCTGTCTCCATCCCATAACCGATTCCTTTATCGATAAAGTTTTTACATCTAAATTGCTCATTAGAAGGAGTAGATAATCCATACCCATTATTTTCGATCACAAAAATTACAGGTAATTGCCATACTGCAGCAGTGTTTAATGCCTCATGAAAATCACCTTCACTTGCTCCTCCGTCTCCTGAAAAAACTAAAGTAGCTTTGTTGTTTTTCTTTAACAAGTTACTTAGTGCTATTCCATCAGCGACACCAAGTTGTGGACCTAAATGTGAAATCATTCCTACAATATTATATTCATTTGTTCCAAAATGAAAAGAACGATCTCTACCTTTAGTAAAACCACTCATCTTTCCTTGAAACTGAGTGAATAATCTAAATAATGGAATTTCTCTAGCGGTAAACACACCTAAATTACGGTGCATAGGCAAAATATATTCATCTTTATTTAAAGCTAAAGTTGCACCTACCGAAACTGCTTCTTGGCCAATACCAGAAAACCATTTACTAATTCTACCTTGTCGAAGAAGTATTAACATTTTCTCTTCAATTAAACGAGGTTTAATTAAAGCTTTATAGATATCCAACAATTCATTGTCAGTGTATTTTCTTCGATTATACTTTATAGTCATAACACATTATTTAAGGCCTCAAATTTAATTGATTTTAGTTAACTTTGACTAGAGAATTTTTATTTATAATACTTTAAATTGGAAACACAAGAAATATATGTCATATTATTAATTGCCTTATCAGTGAGTTATATTGCTTATCGATCATTTAAAAAAGCAAATAATCATAATTGTGATAAGTGTGGACTGAAGGATAAGCCTAGTTCTAAGCTTTAATTATTGGCTTCTTATATGAATATAGATTTCTCACATTTAATTTCATTAGCTAAAAAACTTGGCATTAGTTTTTTAGTTTTTACCTTTTGTCGCTTCTCTTTTTACTTTTTCAATTCCTCATTTTTTAATGATGGTTTTCCTATAGATGCTTTTTATTATGGACTAAGGTTTGATTGGGTTGCTATATCTTACCTTTTTTCACCTTTTATTCTGTTATCAATTCTTCCTTTTGGTATTAGATATAATAAAAGTTATAAAATAGTAATTAAACTATTGTTTCACATAGCAAATACTATAGGTGTGATTTTTAATTTAATTGATTTAGGTTATTATCAATTTGCTTTAAAACGAACAACTGCTGATTTTTTTAGATTTGTGTCAACTAATGATGATACTCTAAAATTACTACCTCAATATTTAGCTGATTTTTGGTATGCCTTTGTATTACTTATTATTCTTATTTCTTTTACTGAGTTTTTATACCGTAAAAGTGAATCACCTTCAATTTTAGTTGAAAAATCAACAAAAAACGCTATCGCTCAATTATTATTTTTTATAGGTATTTGTGGGTTAACTGCAATTGGGTTTAGAGGAGGTCTGCAACTAAAACCTCTAGACATTATAAATGCAGCAAACAACACCTCACCTCAGAACGTTCCTTTAGTTTTAAACACTCCTTTTTGTATTATTAAAACAGTATTAAACGATCAATTACCCGTAACTGATTTTTTTACCCCAGCTGAATTACCTAAAATTTATAGTCCAGCTATAAAACTTAATGATGATGGGCTATTTAAAAATAAAAATGTTGTTCTCATTATTTTAGAAAGTTTTGCTAAAGAATATGTAGGTTATTTTAATAATGGATCTGGTTTTACCCCTTTTTTAGATTCTTTAATTAATGAAAGTTATGCATTTACAAATGCTTATTCAAATGGAAGTAAATCTATAGAAGCTTTACCCTCAATTTTGGCAGGAATACCACCATTAATGAATACGCCTTATGTAATTTCGAATTACTCTAACAATAAAATTGATGCTCTTCCAAGCATTTTAAAGAATAACGGCTACAATACTTCTTTTTACCATGGAGGTTCTAATGGTACTATGGGGTTTAATGGTTTCACTAAAATTGCTGGTGTAGATAATTACTTTGGAATGGATGAATATCCAAATAAAGAAAAAGACTATGATGGTCATTGGGGTATTTTTGATGAGCCCTATCTTCAATACTTTAGCAATCAATTAAACAAAACGAAAGAACCTTTTTTTAGTGCTGTTTTTACGTTATCATCTCATCACCCATATTCTATACCTAAAAAATATGAAAATAAATTTCCTGTTGGTATATTAGATGCTCATGAAACAATCGGTTATACTGATTATTCTTTAAGAGAATTTTTTAATAACTCTAAAAAAAGTGAATGGTTTAAAAATACGCTATTTGTTTTTACCGCCGACCATTCAGTTAGCTCTTTAAATCCTGAATACGGAACATTAATTGGAAGATTTGCAATACCTCTATTTATTTATGATCCATCTTCCACTTTAAAGGGAGTTGATACAAATTATTTCCAACATTGTGATATAACTCCTACTGTTTTAAGTTTGTTAGGGATAAATTCTAAAATTATATCTTTCGGATTGCCTTTGAACAAAAGTGATAGATTTGTTGTTGGCTTTTCTAGAAACACGTTTTATTTACTGAAAAATGATTATCTTTTGTTATTCGACAGTGAAAACACAACTGGATTATACAATTATGCTTCAGATAAATTGTTAGCTAGGAATTTATTAAATGATGATAAATACAACAACATTAAAGTTAAACTTGAAAAAGAGCTGAAAGCAATAATTCAACAACATAACAACCGCTTAATTGATAACAAACTTTCTATTAGTAACATTAAATGAGTGAGCAAAAAAAAATACTATTTATTGTAAATCCCATTTCTGGGACTGGAAAGCAAAAAAATATAGTTTCGTTAATTGATTCATACTTAGATAAAAATAAATTTAATTCAACGATTCAATTTACAGCTCATGCTGGACACGCTAAAGAAATAGTTAAAAATGAGCATCCTAACTTTGATATTATTGTTGCGGTTGGAGGAGATGGAACAGTACATGAAGTAGGCACCTCTCTTATAAATACAAACTGTATACTAGGTATAATCCCTACAGGTTCTGGTAATGGATTGGCAAGACATTTAAAAATTTCCATGAAAATTGCTGAAGCTATAAAGCAACTCAACAATCATAAAACAAAAAAAATAGATACTATACTTTTAAACAAACAACCTTTCCTTGGAGCTGCTGGATTGGGGTTTGATGCTCATGTAGCATGGAAATTTGATGAAGCTCCCACCAGAGGCTTATTAACCTATTTAAAAATATCTGTAAAAGAATACTTTAGATATAAACCACAAGAATATAAACTGATATTTAAAGATAAAACAGTTACAACGAAAGATTTACTAATTACAATATCAAATTCAAATCAATATGGTAATAATGCTTTTATCTCACCAAACTCTGAATTGGATGATGGATTTGTTAGATTGATAGGACTTAAACCATTTCCTCTTTATATTGCACCAATCCTAGCCTATAAACTATTTAATAAAAAAATACTATCAAGTAAGTATGTAACTGAATACAAAACAAACCAAGTAGAAATTCAATCTCCAAGCCCTGAAATGCACATGGATGGAGAGCCAGTTAAACATCACGAAATAATACAAATTGAAGTTAATCCAAAATCATTAAACGTAATAAGCAATGAGTAAAAAAAATAGAGTAAACATTGTCTATTCTACCAATCAAAACTTTGATTATGAAGAAGAAATTGAAGAAGTTGAAACTCTTGAAAATAATAAACAAGAATTAAAAGTGTTTGTAGATAGAAAACAACGTAAAGGAAAGGCTGTTACAATAATTAGTAACTTCATAGGGTCTACAGATGATCTAAATGACCTTAGTAAAACTTTAAAATCAAAATGTGGTGTAGGTGGAAGTTGTAAAGATGGTGAAATTCTAATTCAAGGTGAATTAAAAGAAAAAGTTTATGATTTGTTAGTAAATTTAGGTTTTACTAAAACTAAAAAAATTGGTGGTTGATATCAAAAGTTATTGACTTACATTTGCTTAATTGAAAAAACTCAAAAAAAATATAACAACTAAAATCTTATTGATACTATTCATTTTAGTATCAAATTCTCTATTTAGTCAAAGTTTCGACTTTAAGAATTATAACGTTGAGGATGGTTTATCTCAATCTGAAGTAAATGTTATTTTTCAAGATTCAAGGGGTTATTTATGGATAGGTACTTCAGGTGGTGGTGTTTGTCAATTTGACGGCATTACTTTTACCCAATATTCAGAGAAAGATGGCTTATCTGGCGATATGATAAGAGCTATCACAGAAGACCATGATGGCAACCTCTGGTTTGCTTCAACTCTTGGTGGTATCACTAAGTATAATGGAAGAAAATTTACTATCTACAATGAAAGTGATAATCTATTATATTCATCAGGATTTAACACTCTTTTTACCGACGATAAAAATAGAATTTGGATTGGTAGTAATTTCGGACTATCAATTTATGAGGATGGATATTTTAAAAACTTTGAAAATAATGCCTTATTAAGTGCTGAAATATACCAAATCACAACTGACTCTAAAAACAACACTTTATTAGCAACCAATAAAGGTCTGGTTATTCTTAGTAAAAAAGACACCCTACTTATTAATACTTCAAATGGACTTCCCTCTGATGAAATTAAATATGTAATTGAAGATAAAGATGGCAACTATCTAATCGGAACAAAAAATAAAGGTGCAATTAAACTTTTATCTGGTAGTGTTGATGAAAAACAAAACTTTGAATTTACTTCACTTCCAATCCCTAACGACATTAGTATTACATCTATTTTAATCGATAATGATAATGAAATATGGTTTTCATCTAATGAAAATGGTGTCTATTTACTTCACTCTAATTTTCAAGTTACAAATATCACTAAAAAGAATGGCTTAAAAAACAACCACATTTCTAATTTGTTGAAGGATAGGTCTGGAAATGTTTGGTTAGGAACTAGTGGGTCTGGATTAATTAAGTTAGGTACAAAAGCATTCACATATTATGACAATATAAATGGTTTTGACTCTCCTGCAATTTTTAGCATTATTAGAGATGATAACAATCATTTATGGGTAACAACTGGTGACGATGGTATATTTGAACACAATGGTTTAAAAACAATTCATTACAATAAAAACAATTCTCTTCCCAGTAATAAAGTAAGGTCATCTACTAAAGACAACAAAGGTAATTTATGGTTTGCAACAAACGGTGGATTAATAAAATATAAAGATGGTATATTTAAAAAATACACTAAAGAACAAGGATTACCTTCAAATGAAATAAGGTCAGTTTTTTTTGATTCTAAAAATAGGTTATGGATAGGAACAAATGGATCAGGAATAGTTTTATTTGAGAATAATATTTTTAAAACATACAACACAAAGAATTGTGAATTATCTCATGACTACATTCATACAATTTATGAAGATTCACAAAAAAACATCTGGATTGGAACAGGACTTGGTGTAAATAAGTTCTCAAATAATAAGTTTACTACTTATTCAAACTCTAAAGGATTCTGTAACTATTATATTGGTAGTATAACTGAAGATAAATATGGGAAATTATGGTTTGGTACTGATAGATGCATAGTTAGATATGATGGAATTGACTTTAAACCTGTAACTATAGATAATGGACTATCTTCTAACGTCATATACTTCTTACATACAGACTTAAAAGGTAATATTTGGGTTGGAACAAACAAAGGTCTAGATAAAATCACGTTAAATAGTTATGGACAAATTGATAGAATTAAAAATTACGGTGCTCTCGAAGGTTTTAAAGGAATTGAATGCAATAGCAGAGCAATATATGAAGATAAAAAGGGTATACTATGGATTGGAACTATAGCTGGCTTAATTAGCTTCAACCCTGCTGAAGATAAATCAAATGTTTTTGAACCAATTATCCACTTAAATAAAGTAAAACTATTTTTTGAAGATGTAAATTGGTTAAAATACACAAAAGACTATAAATCATGGAATAACCTCCCTAATGATTTGGTTTTAGATAATAATGAAAATCACTTAACTTTTGAATTTTCTGGAATAAACTTAACTCATCCTGAATATGTTCAATACAGTTTTAAACTTGAGCCATTAGATAAAGATTGGTTTCCAAGTACAAAAAAAACTTCTGCGACCTACTCTAATCTTCCTCCTGGCGAGTACAAGTTTCTTGTAAAAGCAAGAAATAATGAAGGAATCTGGACTCAAGAAGCTGCTTCATTTGAATTTACAATTACTTCCCCTTTATGGCAAACATGGTGGTTTTATTTGATCATATTTACCATAATAGGTTATATCTTATTTAAAGTAACAACCTTTAAAGAAAAACGTCAAATTGAAATTAGTAAAGAATTAGAGAAAAAAGTTAGAGAAAGAACCATTTTAATAGAGAAGCAACGCGATGAAAAAGAAATTTTATTGAAAGAAATTCATCACCGTGTAAAAAACAATCTTCAAGTAATTAATAGCTTACTTAGTATTCAGTCTAGTTATACTAATGACTCCAAATCGTTAGCTTTATTTGACGAAGCAAAAAATCGTATACGCTCTATGGCATTGATTCATGAAAAAATGTATCAAACTGGCGATTTAGCCCATATTGATTTTCAAGATTATATTTTAGCATTGACTGACGACTTAATTCGAACCTACTCGATAAATACTGATATTTTTCTAGACATAAAAATTGATGAAGTTAAATTTGATATCGATACAATAATACCAATTGGTTTATTATTGAATGAAATTATTTCTAACACGCTTAAATATGCTTTTATTGATAGAGCAAAAGGAAAAATAATTATTCATTTAACCCAAATTGACGATAATACATTCTCCCTTGTTGCTGGAGATGATGGAGTTGGTATGGAATCACATATTCTAGAACAAGAAGATGTATCCTTAGGGATGGAATTGATTAAAATATTTGTTGAACAACTAGATGGAACCATAGAAAGGTTAGAACAAAAAGGTACTGTTTACCAAATTGACTTTAAGTCAAGAAAAAAAAGCTAGTTTAACACATTGTTGTTTATAAACTCCAAAAGCTTATCATTAAAAATCAAGGTTATTAAAGCATATTTACAACTTAGTATAAATACTAATGTTTGAATGCTTAAAATTAAAAAGACATACCTTTTTTTATTTAGTTTATTGCTAGCAAGCTCTTTTCTTATAGCCCAAGAAGAAAGTAGTTACACTACTGAATTTAACAACCTCACAACATCAATTTACTTTAAATCGCTATTAAAAATATCTGATTTAAATACTCCTAACCCAACTAAAGAGCAATCTAACAAGCTACAAATAGATTCATTAAATGGTGATTCCATTTTAAAAACATTAGAAAATAATTTTTCACTAACTTATAACTCTAAGGTTCAAGAATATATTAATCTTTATTCAAACGGTAAAAACATTCACTTTCTAAATTATTTAATCAACTACTACTCCCCTAACCTCATAACATTATTAAACAAAAACAATCTACCAACTGAATTTCTGTTAATCCCAGCTATATGCTCTGGTTTTAATCCTAATTCGATGAATAATTTTGGTGGAACTGGTTTTTGGCACTTAAACTACCCTCAAGCACTAAAATATGGATTAGCTGTAAATGAATATGTAGACGAAAGAAAAGACATTAACAAATCTAGCGAGGCAGCTCTAAAATACTTAACCCATTTAAATTCACTGTATAACAATTGGGAGCTTACTCTAGCAGCTTATAGTTCTGGATCAGGTAATATAAATAATTTATTAAATAGACATAACGCTTCTACATATCAAGAAATTTATCCTTATTTAAATACCAATACTAGAGATATCGTTCCTGCTTTACAAGCAATGATTTATTGCTATGCTCAAAACAATAGTAATGGAAATAAAATAGAACCTAAATTAGACGTTGACACCTTTTACATTGAACATCAACTGCAATTTAAAGCAATTGAAGATGTTGCAAAAATTAACACTAAAGAATTATTTTTTTATAATCCAACCCTAAACAAAGCTGTTTTCCCTGCTAGTTTTGAAGCTGTTTTCCCAAAAAGTAAAATGGATAAATTTTACCAATTATGTGATAGTATTTATTACTATCAAGACTCCGTTTTATTAAAACCAATTGAAAAACCACAAACTGAACAATTTGTTATTCCTACAGGAAGCGAACCTATTACATATACTGTCAAGTCTGGTGATGTTTTAGGTGTTATTGCTGAAAAATATGATGTTAGAGTCAGCCAATTACAAGATTGGAATAATATTTCAGGAACTCGAATTGATATTGGTCAAAAACTACTTATCTACTCTAAAGCAAATGCTCCAAGTAGAGTAAAAGAAACAAAAGCGCCAGAGCCAGTTTATAACGAGAAAAACGATAAAGTTGAAGACATTGAACCTTCAAATGAAGACTATATTACTTACACTGTTAAATCAGGCGATAACCTATGGGTAATTGCAAAAAAGTATTCAGGAATTTCTGCTCAAAACATTATGGATTTAAATGGTATTGATGGCAATTTAGATGTTGGACAAGTTTTAAAGATTAAGAAAAAATAGTGGATAACAATAAGCAAATAAAACCCATCTTCAGCCTGCTCTTTACAGTTATTGTGATGATTCTTCTTGCTGGGATAATGGCTATTTTCCCAAAAGATGGGATTCAGATTGGATCCACCAAAATTGAATTTCCAACGTTTAATCAATTTTTCGCTCATCAAAATACAACTGCTGATAGTTTAGCCGATGTACAAAAAGACTTAATTGAATTATTTGATTCTACAGTTATTGTTAGTGAAATAGATTCAACTCTTATCAAATATCGCCTAGATTCTTTATCAAATTACAGAAAAAGTATACAGCTGGCAGACAATGCAAAACCTGCCCTACACCGTTTCTTTGATGCCTTGGATAATGCGCAAAACAAAAAAGTAAGAATTATGCATTATGGTGATTCTCAAATTGAAGCTGACCGTATTACTTCAGTTTTAAGAAATGAACTACAAGTTAAATTTGGTGGCTATGGAGTTGGATTATTTGATGTAATACAAGTAGCTCCTAAAATGAGCGTAAATATTGAATTTTCTGAAAACTGGAAACGATTCCCAGGCTTTGGACGAAAAGATTCTTCTGTTACGCATAACAAATATGGACCGTTAATGGCTTTTAGCAGATATACAGACATTCCTTCAACAACTATTATTCCTGATTCTGTGCAACACAACGCGTGGATAACATTAAAAAAACCAAGAGCATCTTATAGTAAAACAAAAACTCACCATCTTTTAAAAGTAATATTAAGCAATAGCTATAAGCCGGTTCATTATGATATTATTGCAGATGGAGCCATTTTAAAAAGTGGTACAATATCAGCAAACACTCCATTTCAAGTACTTTCAACTACATTTAGCAATACTCCTGAAGAAATATCTATTATGTTTAGCGGTGCGGATAGCCCTGATATTTATGGGATTTCACTCGAAGGAAACAATGGTGTTGTTGTAGATAATATTCCTTTAAGAGGTTCGTCTGGAACAATTTTTACCAAACAAAATCAAACGTTATTGAGCAATAGTTTTGCTAACCTCTCTCCTAACTTAATTATTATGGAGTTTGGAGGAAATGTTGTTCCATATATAAAAGACGAAAAAGGATGCAAAGAATTTGGTAATTGGTTTAAATCTCAGATATACTTTATGAAAAAATTAAACCCAAATGCTGCTTTTATTGTAATCGGGCCAGGAGACATGTCGATTAAAGAAGGAACTGAATTTGTTACTTACCCATACTTAGAAGGTGTTAGAGATGCTTTAAAAGAAGCTTCTATTTCTTCTGGTTGTATGTTTTGGGATATGTATGAAGTAATGGGAGGAAAAAACTCTATGCCTACATGGGTTAATGCAGACCCATCTTTAGCAGCATCTGATTATATACACTTTAGTCCAAAAGGAGCTAAAAAAATTGCTGTTGAGTTTACAAATAAACTTATTAAGATGTACGAGAATTATAAAAATCCAAGCGTACCATTAGAAGAAATAAAAGAGGAAAAAGACACTACAACTGTAAATGCAAAATAAAAAAATATACATATTATCACTATTTCTATTCGCTTTTACAGTTGTTAAAAGTCAGTCTAACCCCCAGTTAACAGAAGAGTATAGCTTTGTTAATTACGATTCTAATGTAGTTTACTTTTATAACGATAGTTCAAACTTTAACACACTATTCAGTAAGCTAGACACGTTGATTTTTAACGGTAAAGGCAAAGTAAACTTAATGCAAATCGGCGGGTCACACATTCAGGCAGATATTTGGTCGAACCAATTGAGAACTAACTTCCAACAACTTTCTCCTAACCTTAATGGTGGTAGAGGTTTTATTTTCCCTTACCGATTAGCGAAAACTAACGGACCATATTACGCTAAAATAGATTATACTGGCGAATGGAATGGTTATCGAAATTCAGTTAGTAAACATCATTCTACTTGGGGAGTCTCGGGAGTCACAGCAACGACTTTAGACAGTTCTTCAACCTTAAAAATTACTTTTAGAGGTGACGACACACCTTATTATGACTTTAACAGCATTAAGGTATTTCACGATTTAGACTCTACTAGCTTTTGTTTAGAATTGATTTCTGATACTTGCGCGTCTATTGAAATAAACCATGAAATTGGTTACACAGAATTTAAATTCAACACACATCAAGACTCATTGGAATTTAACATATACAGAACCGACAGCAATCAAACACATTTTAACCTATACGGTTTAAGTCTTGATAATGATGATGCAGGTATTGTTTACAATTCAATTGGAGTAAACGGAGCAAGTACCTCAAGCTATTTAAAATGTGAATTATTTACTCAGCATTTACAAGCTATTCAGCCCGATTTAGTGATTTTTTGTATAGGTATTAATGATGCTTACGATCCTGACTTTTGTACCTATTGCTATGAAGAAAACTACGATACACTAGTTAGCTGGATAAAATCAGTAAACCCTAACTGTGAATTTTTATTTGTAACCAACAATGATAGCTACTACAAAAGAAGATACCCAAACAAAAGAGTATATGAAGCAAAAGAAACGATGATTAAACTAGCTAAAAAGCACAATGCTGGCTTATGGGATATGTTTGAAGTTATGGGTGGCTTAGGTTCTATAAAAACATGGGAGCAAAACAAATTTGCAAAAAGAGATAAAATACACTTAACTAGTGATGGTTATAAATTGATGGGAGACTTAATGTTTTCTGCAATTATGAAAGAATACGACAAACATTTGAAAGCAATTCAAAATACAAAAGATTGAAAATAGAAGCTGTTATATATGACATGGATGGAGTAATTATCGATTCAGAACCATTTTGGAGAGAAGCAATAATACTTACATTTAAAACTGTGGGATTAAATTTTACAGAAGACATGTGCCGTGAAACTATGGGAATGCGATTAATTGAAGTAATTGAATATTGGCACGAAAAGTTGGGTTGGGAAGGAAAAACAATTGCACAAGTTGAAGAAGAATTGCTAGCAACTGTATCTGAATTAATACTTCAAAAAGCAGACGCTATTAATGGTGTTTATCAATCACTTAATTCTTTTAAAGAAAGAGGTTTGAAGCTAGCTTTAGCTTCTTCTTCAGCAAGTAGTTTAATAAAAACAGTGCTTAACAAATTAGAGTTAAACAATTATTTTGATGTAGTAAACTCCGCTGAGAATTTACCTTACGGAAAACCACATCCAATGATATTTATAAATACAGCAAACGATTTAGGGGTTAAACCAACCAACTGTTTAGTTATAGAAGATTCATTTAATGGTTTATTGGCTGCAAAAGCTGCTTTAATGAAAACGATTGTTGTTCCTGAAAAAGAGAACCAAAACAATCCAAACTTTAATATAGCCGATTTTA includes these proteins:
- a CDS encoding ligand-binding sensor domain-containing protein, giving the protein MKKLKKNITTKILLILFILVSNSLFSQSFDFKNYNVEDGLSQSEVNVIFQDSRGYLWIGTSGGGVCQFDGITFTQYSEKDGLSGDMIRAITEDHDGNLWFASTLGGITKYNGRKFTIYNESDNLLYSSGFNTLFTDDKNRIWIGSNFGLSIYEDGYFKNFENNALLSAEIYQITTDSKNNTLLATNKGLVILSKKDTLLINTSNGLPSDEIKYVIEDKDGNYLIGTKNKGAIKLLSGSVDEKQNFEFTSLPIPNDISITSILIDNDNEIWFSSNENGVYLLHSNFQVTNITKKNGLKNNHISNLLKDRSGNVWLGTSGSGLIKLGTKAFTYYDNINGFDSPAIFSIIRDDNNHLWVTTGDDGIFEHNGLKTIHYNKNNSLPSNKVRSSTKDNKGNLWFATNGGLIKYKDGIFKKYTKEQGLPSNEIRSVFFDSKNRLWIGTNGSGIVLFENNIFKTYNTKNCELSHDYIHTIYEDSQKNIWIGTGLGVNKFSNNKFTTYSNSKGFCNYYIGSITEDKYGKLWFGTDRCIVRYDGIDFKPVTIDNGLSSNVIYFLHTDLKGNIWVGTNKGLDKITLNSYGQIDRIKNYGALEGFKGIECNSRAIYEDKKGILWIGTIAGLISFNPAEDKSNVFEPIIHLNKVKLFFEDVNWLKYTKDYKSWNNLPNDLVLDNNENHLTFEFSGINLTHPEYVQYSFKLEPLDKDWFPSTKKTSATYSNLPPGEYKFLVKARNNEGIWTQEAASFEFTITSPLWQTWWFYLIIFTIIGYILFKVTTFKEKRQIEISKELEKKVRERTILIEKQRDEKEILLKEIHHRVKNNLQVINSLLSIQSSYTNDSKSLALFDEAKNRIRSMALIHEKMYQTGDLAHIDFQDYILALTDDLIRTYSINTDIFLDIKIDEVKFDIDTIIPIGLLLNEIISNTLKYAFIDRAKGKIIIHLTQIDDNTFSLVAGDDGVGMESHILEQEDVSLGMELIKIFVEQLDGTIERLEQKGTVYQIDFKSRKKS
- a CDS encoding lytic transglycosylase domain-containing protein, with the protein product MLKIKKTYLFLFSLLLASSFLIAQEESSYTTEFNNLTTSIYFKSLLKISDLNTPNPTKEQSNKLQIDSLNGDSILKTLENNFSLTYNSKVQEYINLYSNGKNIHFLNYLINYYSPNLITLLNKNNLPTEFLLIPAICSGFNPNSMNNFGGTGFWHLNYPQALKYGLAVNEYVDERKDINKSSEAALKYLTHLNSLYNNWELTLAAYSSGSGNINNLLNRHNASTYQEIYPYLNTNTRDIVPALQAMIYCYAQNNSNGNKIEPKLDVDTFYIEHQLQFKAIEDVAKINTKELFFYNPTLNKAVFPASFEAVFPKSKMDKFYQLCDSIYYYQDSVLLKPIEKPQTEQFVIPTGSEPITYTVKSGDVLGVIAEKYDVRVSQLQDWNNISGTRIDIGQKLLIYSKANAPSRVKETKAPEPVYNEKNDKVEDIEPSNEDYITYTVKSGDNLWVIAKKYSGISAQNIMDLNGIDGNLDVGQVLKIKKK
- a CDS encoding SGNH/GDSL hydrolase family protein, giving the protein MILLAGIMAIFPKDGIQIGSTKIEFPTFNQFFAHQNTTADSLADVQKDLIELFDSTVIVSEIDSTLIKYRLDSLSNYRKSIQLADNAKPALHRFFDALDNAQNKKVRIMHYGDSQIEADRITSVLRNELQVKFGGYGVGLFDVIQVAPKMSVNIEFSENWKRFPGFGRKDSSVTHNKYGPLMAFSRYTDIPSTTIIPDSVQHNAWITLKKPRASYSKTKTHHLLKVILSNSYKPVHYDIIADGAILKSGTISANTPFQVLSTTFSNTPEEISIMFSGADSPDIYGISLEGNNGVVVDNIPLRGSSGTIFTKQNQTLLSNSFANLSPNLIIMEFGGNVVPYIKDEKGCKEFGNWFKSQIYFMKKLNPNAAFIVIGPGDMSIKEGTEFVTYPYLEGVRDALKEASISSGCMFWDMYEVMGGKNSMPTWVNADPSLAASDYIHFSPKGAKKIAVEFTNKLIKMYENYKNPSVPLEEIKEEKDTTTVNAK